Sequence from the Toxorhynchites rutilus septentrionalis strain SRP unplaced genomic scaffold, ASM2978413v1 HiC_scaffold_287, whole genome shotgun sequence genome:
CAATCCCATTCGCAGTCCACTTTCCGCCCACCATTTGTCGCAGCCCGGAATGTCTCCGGTCGGCGGCAGCCCTCAAGCAATCCATGGACATCAACGTAGATCCTTGCGATGACTTCTACAGCTACACCTGCGGGAACTGGGCCGATGATCATCCTCGCCCGGAAACATATCCCAGCTACGATTGGTTCACCGAGCGGCAGTCCAAGATTCTGCGGAACATCCGCCGGTATCTTCAGCAAAACGACAGCACCGATGATCCGCAGCCTGTACAGCAGGCAAGAGCCATGTATCGGGCGTGTATTAACTTGCGTGAGTTCCCTCGTATTAGGTTTACCTTTCTTGTGGCTCCTAATGTATTGACCTCTCCAGCCGCCATGGACGCCCTTGGATATGACTACGTGTTCACCCTGCTAAACGATATGTATCTTCCGAGCTATCCAACAATTCTAAATCTCACCGCTGTCGATTACGAAAGTTACGACTTTGACTGGATTCGATCTCTGGCGAAGGTGAAACAGTTGCTGGGGATGGACATCCTGATTGGCTTTGACGTATTTCCCGATCCGAGAAATCGAGACTACAACAAACTGGCGCTTGGTACCCCTGAGGCGGCATCCGATTTGCCATTGTGAGTAAGACAGCTAATCTTGTGGGCATCGAAATGAAATGTTACTTTGTTTGCAGCAACGATAACGTCATGAAGCACATTACGCGAGTGAAACACAAGATAATAGTGAGTGAAACGGATGACGAGGATGTAGATGAAGCAGAGGAAGATACCGGTTACATGAAGgcatacaagaattttatgattGGTACTATGAAAATCCTGGTGAACAATTCCGATTCCAAAGCCGAGCTGGAGTCATTCGACGACAGTTTCAGCAAAGCGGCCGATGTCTACGTAAGTATGTCCAAAGTTTTCATGAAGGTAAGCTAGAGTAACATTTGCAATCCGGTAACCACTGAGAGGATTAAATTGCAGTTTGAAAAACAAGCTGATAACATCTCCAAAACTAACGACACCGAGGATAGGCTGAATCTGCAAGATTTGGTCTACGTGAACTTGGATGATCTTCAAAATATGACTGACCGAGGGTCGGCTTCTAAGGAACCACTTTCAGTGTGGAAACGCTATCTGCACGATGTCTTCGATGGCATCCCAGAGGCACAACTGAATCTAAACGACCTCATCATCCTGACAAGCAACACAGATATTTTCTATCTGCGACTGTTAGTGGGCTACCTATCACAAACCCCTCTTGTTCACATCGAGTTGTTCATTTGGTATACGGTAGTCGAAGAGCTGATCCTCCACACGACGGCAGAAATACGAAGATTACACTACGAGTACTACAAGATGGTGATGGCGATGGAAGGATACACCCCGCGGTCACTGTACTGTGCCGGGGCGGTGAATAAGTTGATGGGAATGGCGGTTAGCTTTGCGATTACCGAGCGTAACTTCCTGCAGGACACGAAACCCAGAGTGGAGAAGATGTTGAAGTATATCAGGGATGCGTTCGAGCGATTGGTACGGGATACAACCTGGATGGATTGGAACACCAAGCAGTCTACCTTGGAGAAGTCCAAAGCAATGCGTAGTTTAATTGGCTT
This genomic interval carries:
- the LOC129781927 gene encoding endothelin-converting enzyme 2-like; its protein translation is MRALSFKLTINRLLSERATNVALKKSLTRLHFPPTICRSPECLRSAAALKQSMDINVDPCDDFYSYTCGNWADDHPRPETYPSYDWFTERQSKILRNIRRYLQQNDSTDDPQPVQQARAMYRACINLPAMDALGYDYVFTLLNDMYLPSYPTILNLTAVDYESYDFDWIRSLAKVKQLLGMDILIGFDVFPDPRNRDYNKLALGTPEAASDLPFNDNVMKHITRVKHKIIVSETDDEDVDEAEEDTGYMKAYKNFMIGTMKILVNNSDSKAELESFDDSFSKAADVYVSMSKVFMKFEKQADNISKTNDTEDRLNLQDLVYVNLDDLQNMTDRGSASKEPLSVWKRYLHDVFDGIPEAQLNLNDLIILTSNTDIFYLRLLVGYLSQTPLVHIELFIWYTVVEELILHTTAEIRRLHYEYYKMVMAMEGYTPRSLYCAGAVNKLMGMAVSFAITERNFLQDTKPRVEKMLKYIRDAFERLVRDTTWMDWNTKQSTLEKSKAMRSLIGFPEWILDENKLEEYYEKLEINDTRHLENMIQIIEQRNVRKLRRWRMKNILSWDTIPTNVNAFHTFQDNAITIPIAILQYPFYHLGLEALNYGAMGTILGHELTHGFDDSGRQFDKEGNLKQWWTNSTVREYVNRSACFVQQYSGYYIPEADDHIDGLQTLGENIADNGGLREAYSAYKIYTQKNGREPLLPGFENYTHEQLFFISFGNLWCESHTASAAKAALDDSHCPSWIRLKGVLTNSPEFSQTFGCKRGSGMNPVGRKCRIW